The DNA window AGCTTCATCCCATAATTGTATCCTTCACGTAATGCTTTTAAATTTAATTCCTCAGAGCCTTTTGGAACGCTATCTAAAATAGCCTTCTCTAAAGCACTGTATGACACGATACCAGTTATTGCACATAAAGCACCTAAAATAACTATATTTGCAACAATTCTCCTACCAAGTGCCGTTGCTATTCTTGTGGCAGGAACTTTATATATTCTAACATTTTTCCTAGGCGCCCCTTCTACTTTTACAAGATCTTCATCCACTATTATTACTCCATTTTCACATACATAGTCTTTATAGTAATTGTATGCATCTTGAGATAGAGCAATCAATATATTGTTTGATGTTATGTACGGATAATCAATGTCCTCATCAGATATTATTACATCAGTCTTAGATCTGCTACCTCTGGCTTCAGGACCATAGGACTCTGTTTGAACAACATTTTTATTATCAAATATTGCTGAAGCTTTTCCAAGAATATATCCAGCTAAGAGTATTCCTTGCCCCCCAAGTCCGGAGATACGTATCTCCCACTTCATAAGTGGCTACCCTCCCGAAACTATTGACTTAAGTTCAAGACCACTTTGTTCTTTAATTATTCTATAGAGTTCTTTAACGAACTCTGGCCTATCTCTATCTATGAACTCTCCAACTATTATCTTTTTATTTTTATCTATGTCAACCTGCGCAGGATCCATTCCATTTTGAATTACACTATTTTGAAGTAGATATTTTAAAACTTCTGAGGGGCCTCCAAGTTTATTATATCTTGCATACAAGGTAATGCATGGAGCAATAACTTCAATGAAAGAGAACCCCGATTTTTGGAGCGCCTTCTTTATGGTTTTTATCAAAGCAAAAGGTTGAGCAATAGTCCATCTAGCAACAAAAACAGCACCAGCAGCAGTAGCAAGATATGGCAAATTGAATGGATGCTCAATATTACCATATGGCGTAGTTGTCGTTATTGATTGAAAAGGTGTAGTAGGACCGAGTTGCCCTCCTGTCATCCCATAATTGAAGTTATTTACACATATTACAAGTAAATCCACATTTCTCCTTGCTGCATGTATAAAATGATTTCCACCAATGGCAAATAAATCGCCATCCCCACTAATAACTACAACTTTTAAATGAGGTTTAGCAATTTTCACTCCCATAGCAACAGGTATAGCACGCCCATGCGTAGTGTGAAAAGAGTCAAGTGCAACATAGTTGGCTATTCTACCAGTACAGCCTATACCTGAAACAACGACAACGTTATTTAAGTCAATGCCAGATTCCATTAATGCCCTCAAGTAACAATTTAGAACGATTCCTATACCACAACCAGGACACCATATATGTGGCATTCGTTCTGATAGTATCAGATCATCTAATGGATGAGTTTCTTCACAATATTCATCCTTGAAACTCATTTACCACTCACCTCATAAATTAAATTCAATATTTCATTGGGCGTATGAGGATCCCCTCCCATCTTTGGAAGGAAGAAGACTGACTTTCCTTGAACACATCTCTCAACTTCCCTAACAATCTGACCATAATTCATCTCAACCACTATGAAGGCTTTAGTATGCTTTGCATATTCAAGGAATTTACGTTGTGGAAAGGGCCATAATGTTATCAGCCTACATAAACCAACTTTTAATCCTCTTTCCCTAGCGATACGTACAGCTCTTAAAGATGATCTAGCAGGTGCACCATAAGCTACGACAACAATTTCAGCGTCTTCCATAAATCTTTCATCAACTTTTATGATTTTCTCAGAGTTTAATCGTATCTTGTCACATAGTCTCTTAACCAATTTCCAATGCACTTCAGGATCAACTGAAGAGGGGAAGCCACTGAAATCATGAGTTAAACCGGTGACATGAACTTTGAACCCTTCACCAAAACACGCCATTGGGGGTACTAGATCTTCATCCGGTTTAAAAGGTAAAAATGACTCTTTTGATAGAGGTTTTTTACGATTGACTATTTCAACTTCTTCAGGTAATTTGATAATAACCTTCTCTCTCATATGACCTACAATTTCATCTGCTAAGAGTATTACGGGGGTTCTAAATTTTTCAGCTAAGTTGAATGCTTCAATGGTCAAATCAAACATTTCTTGAACAGAGAAGGGTGATAATGCTATTA is part of the Candidatus Methanomethylicota archaeon genome and encodes:
- a CDS encoding 2-oxoacid:ferredoxin oxidoreductase subunit gamma; this translates as MKWEIRISGLGGQGILLAGYILGKASAIFDNKNVVQTESYGPEARGSRSKTDVIISDEDIDYPYITSNNILIALSQDAYNYYKDYVCENGVIIVDEDLVKVEGAPRKNVRIYKVPATRIATALGRRIVANIVILGALCAITGIVSYSALEKAILDSVPKGSEELNLKALREGYNYGMKLLATSGGIQT
- a CDS encoding 2-oxoacid:acceptor oxidoreductase subunit alpha gives rise to the protein MRFLHGPFFMQGDEACAEGAIVAGCRVFAGYPITPSTEIAERLAARLPQVGGVFIQMEDELSSIALIIGASYAGAKVMTATSGPGMSLFMENIGLAFMTEAPIVIVNVMRGGPSTGQPTRASQGDVMQAKWGSHGDYEIIALSPFSVQEMFDLTIEAFNLAEKFRTPVILLADEIVGHMREKVIIKLPEEVEIVNRKKPLSKESFLPFKPDEDLVPPMACFGEGFKVHVTGLTHDFSGFPSSVDPEVHWKLVKRLCDKIRLNSEKIIKVDERFMEDAEIVVVAYGAPARSSLRAVRIARERGLKVGLCRLITLWPFPQRKFLEYAKHTKAFIVVEMNYGQIVREVERCVQGKSVFFLPKMGGDPHTPNEILNLIYEVSGK
- a CDS encoding 2-oxoacid:ferredoxin oxidoreductase subunit beta produces the protein MSFKDEYCEETHPLDDLILSERMPHIWCPGCGIGIVLNCYLRALMESGIDLNNVVVVSGIGCTGRIANYVALDSFHTTHGRAIPVAMGVKIAKPHLKVVVISGDGDLFAIGGNHFIHAARRNVDLLVICVNNFNYGMTGGQLGPTTPFQSITTTTPYGNIEHPFNLPYLATAAGAVFVARWTIAQPFALIKTIKKALQKSGFSFIEVIAPCITLYARYNKLGGPSEVLKYLLQNSVIQNGMDPAQVDIDKNKKIIVGEFIDRDRPEFVKELYRIIKEQSGLELKSIVSGG